The nucleotide sequence AGGTCGCTGCGTTTCGTTTCCGTCGCTGCGTTGTCTGCTGAGGAGGCGAACTATACCGCCGCACCCTGTCCTCGTCAACACTTTGTGCGAAGAAAAGTGCAGATTCTGGCCAAACATCGACTCTCATCGGGCTAAGTGACTGAGGGGAAACGGCTTATGCCGTGGGGGTTTTATTACAGTCTTGCTGTGGGTGCGCAGAAACCGGCGCCTCCCCGTTCGCACTTGTCGTGATGGGTGGAGCTGGCTGGCGTAAAAAGGGGGGCACCACACCGACACCGACAGCAAAAAGCCCGGCTGACGCCGGGCTTTTTGAGAAACCATGCTCAGGTTCTCAGCGTTTACTCATCTTGCGCCGCGATATCGGCTTTTACCTTTTCCATGTCCAGCTCGCGCAGCGCCTTGATCAGCTCTTCAAACTGGGCCGGCATCATGGCGCCAGACTGATTGAAGACGATGATGCCATCCTTGAGTGCCATCAGCGTGGGGATGGAGCGGATCTGGAAGTGGGCGGCCAACTCCTGCTCTTCTTCGGTATTGATTTTGCCGAACACGATATCCGGGTGCTTGAGCGCCGCCGCTTCGAAAGTGGGGCCAAACATTTTGCATGGCCCGCACCATTCGGCCCAGAAGTCGAGAATGACGATACCGCCCTTGTCGACGGTTTCATTGAAACTGCTGCCGGTGATATTGATGGTGGCCATGCTGTGCTCCCTGGCGGTGTAGCGACACCGCGAATAAGTGATAGCAGCAAAGATGGGACTGGCAGCGGCATTTGCAAGTGCTGCCACCATGGTTTGTAGCAATCAGGATGATTGCGATGGGCTATTCCGACAAAGACAAAGGCCCACTCAGTGGGCCTTTGTTCTCTCTATATAGTGTGCTGAGCGATTTACAGCACCAGCTTGCTATAACTTTCTTTTTCCATCTGGCAGATTTCCACACACAGCTGGGTGCCTGGCGGCCCGGAAACTTGTTGCTGCAATACTGGCAGCAGGCTGGCGGACAGTTGCTGACGGGTAGCCAGATCACGCCCGGTCAGAATGTGCAGTTGCAGGTGAACAAATGGGTGAGCACCTGGCTCAGTGCCGGTCAGCCAGTCATCCAGCGAGATGGCCCGGCTTTTGATATCGACAGCCTGAAACTGCCCACTGGCCAGCAGCGTCTGGTTGATGGCCAGCAAGGTGGCGGGAACATCCAGCTGCAATCCTTTGCTGTACTGCATGATGATCTGCGGCATGTCAGGCTGCTTTCTTTTTCAGCTGATAACACTGGTGAATCTTGCGGTTGCGGAAGTCTTCCGGCACCGACTGGGCGCTGATGTCGCGGATGTGATAGTCCTCGGCCAGCCGCTCGTCCAGCACGAAGCTGCGCAGATTATTGGAGAAGTACAGCGTGCCGCCCGGTGCCAGCAGGGCCATGGCATAGTCGATGAGCCAGACGTGATCGCGCTGGACATCGAGAATGTCCTGCATTTTTTTGGAGTTGGAGAAGGTGGGCGGGTCCATCACGATGAGGTCGAACTGTTTGCCTTCGTCCACCGCTTGTTCCAGATACTGGAACACATCGGCGCGTACCAGCTGGTGGCGCGCCAGATCCAGCCCGTTCAGTTCGAAGTTGCGGCGCGACCAGTCCTGATAGGTGTTGGACATGTCAACGGTTTCGGAACTGACCGCGCCGCCCGCGCCGGCGTAAACGGTAAAGCTGCCGGTATAGGCAAACAGATTGAGAAAGCGCTTGCCGGCGGCTTCTTCGCGCACGCGCTTGCGCGTGTTGCGGTGATCCAGAAACAGGCCGGTATCCAGATAGGCATCCAGATTGACAATGAAGCGCTGGCCAAACTCCTCCACGATGAAGTCATCACCCAGCTTGCCCACTTTTTCATACTGGCTGACGCCCTTCTGGCGGCGACGGCTTTTCAGGGTGATGGCCTGCGGTGCGCGACCGGTGACCTCGGCAATGGCGGCGATAATGGCGGCAATCCACTGCTGATAGACTTCGTCTTCCATTGCCCAGCCGGTATCGTACTCCTGCAGGTGCACGCGCTCGCCGTACAGGTCGACCGCCAGCGGAAACTGCGGCACGTCCTTGTCGTAGACACGCCAGGCATCCAGCCCTTGGCGTGAGGCCCACTTGGCGTAGTGCTTGTAATTTTTCTGCAGCCGGTTGGCAAAGGCGGAGACATCGACCATAACATTCCTTGGCGACAGCGGCCGGTGTGGCACTGCCGGGTAATTCATTCGGACAAAAACAAACGCGCGCCAGCATAAGCTACCGGCGCGCGCATCAGCAAGTCCCGCTTTACCGCCTATTCAGGCTGATACATGGCGATCAGCTTGCGATAGACCGGCTCGGGCAGATACTGGCGAATCATGTTCTGCCAGCCACGCGGGCCGACCAGGCCCTTGACCATGGTGGAGGACACTTCGGCATATTCCCGCGGCGGCAGCAGGAAGATGGTGGTGATGTCCGGGTGCAGGTCCGAGTTGATGTAACGCATGGTGCGTTCGTATTCGTAGTCGCTGGCGGTACGAATGCCGCGAATGATGTAGTTGGCACCGATGCTCTGGGCGTAATTCACCAGGAACTGGTTTTCGAACACGTCTACCCGCAGCTTGTTGAAGCCTCGGGTGACGGCACGCAGCATCTCGACGCGCTCATCCACACTGAAGGTACAGTGTTTTTCCGGATTCACGCCGACCGCCACGATGAGTTCGTCGAACAGCTCTACCGCTTCGCGAATCATCCACAAGTGACCGTTGGTGACCGGGTCAAAACTTCCGGCGTACACGGCTCTTTTCAATTCTCGCTTCCCTTTGGATGTGTGTGCCATGGCGACTGTATCGTGCAGAGTAAGGGGGGTAAAGGCATTTTTGTTGCAGTGCGCCAAAAATGCGGCATAACGGCGGGCTTTTGCGTCTTTTACATCATGATTGCAGATCATTCTGGTGCAAGAAGCAAGAAAGGCCGACAAAAAGCCGGCCTTCGTCATCAAAACCGCACCGGAATGGGTCAGCTATTGATGTTTTCCGCGTGATGGCAGGCAATCATCCGCTCGTCGAGCGCACGCAATTCGGGCACTTCCTGCTGGCAACGCTCGTTGGCAAACGGGCAGCGCTTGTGGAAGGTGCAGCCGGATGGCGGATTCAGCGGACTGGGCAGTTCGCCATGAATCTTGATCTTGATGCGGCGGTCTTCCGGATGGATCGAGGGCGTGGCCGACAACAAGGCCTGGGTATAAGGATGCAGCGG is from Aquitalea aquatilis and encodes:
- a CDS encoding 5-carboxymethyl-2-hydroxymuconate Delta-isomerase — translated: MPQIIMQYSKGLQLDVPATLLAINQTLLASGQFQAVDIKSRAISLDDWLTGTEPGAHPFVHLQLHILTGRDLATRQQLSASLLPVLQQQVSGPPGTQLCVEICQMEKESYSKLVL
- the trxA gene encoding thioredoxin; the protein is MATINITGSSFNETVDKGGIVILDFWAEWCGPCKMFGPTFEAAALKHPDIVFGKINTEEEQELAAHFQIRSIPTLMALKDGIIVFNQSGAMMPAQFEELIKALRELDMEKVKADIAAQDE
- the coaD gene encoding pantetheine-phosphate adenylyltransferase, giving the protein MAHTSKGKRELKRAVYAGSFDPVTNGHLWMIREAVELFDELIVAVGVNPEKHCTFSVDERVEMLRAVTRGFNKLRVDVFENQFLVNYAQSIGANYIIRGIRTASDYEYERTMRYINSDLHPDITTIFLLPPREYAEVSSTMVKGLVGPRGWQNMIRQYLPEPVYRKLIAMYQPE
- a CDS encoding class I SAM-dependent methyltransferase, with the protein product MVDVSAFANRLQKNYKHYAKWASRQGLDAWRVYDKDVPQFPLAVDLYGERVHLQEYDTGWAMEDEVYQQWIAAIIAAIAEVTGRAPQAITLKSRRRQKGVSQYEKVGKLGDDFIVEEFGQRFIVNLDAYLDTGLFLDHRNTRKRVREEAAGKRFLNLFAYTGSFTVYAGAGGAVSSETVDMSNTYQDWSRRNFELNGLDLARHQLVRADVFQYLEQAVDEGKQFDLIVMDPPTFSNSKKMQDILDVQRDHVWLIDYAMALLAPGGTLYFSNNLRSFVLDERLAEDYHIRDISAQSVPEDFRNRKIHQCYQLKKKAA